The segment AGGAACGGTATGAAACATAAACTTATTATAATTCCGGTAATTCACACCCTGGCGTTGGCAGTCCTGTTTTCGTTACCCCTCGCGGGTTATACCGATGACATTCCACCGGAGCAACAATCCCAGCTCGCTATACTAAACGTAAAATCCAGTTCTGTAGACATGGACCCCGGCAAATTGTCAATACTGACCGACATTTTTAGGACCGAACTTTTTCGGTTGAACCTATTCAAAGTCCTGGACCGCAGCTATATCGAAAAAATATTGGACGAACAGAAACTCAGTATGGCCGGCATAATTCAGGAATCAAGTTTACTGAAAATAGGGAAGTTACTGACGGCAAACAAGCTGTTTATTTGTTCTTTAGAACGGTTTTCCGACACAATCTTAGCGTTGAACGTTCGGATCATCAACGTAGACTCTTCGTTAATAGACTTCAGCGATATAATATTTATAAAAAATGAAACACAGATATTTGACGCGATCCAGGAAATTGTTAAAAACATAGAACTGAACTACCGCACCAGAAAAGACGTGTCCCAACCGGTGGATCAAGCTGAGTTCCAAACAGCGAAATGGAAATTTTTAGGCGCAAATCCCGACGAAATCGCGTCATTAATTACCAACAATCTCCGCGCAGAACAATTTCTTGAGCTCCGCCAGTACGACATTGCGTTCACAATCACCGAGTTTTTGGATGCTTATCGTAAAGGCTGGGATATGGAAGTCATAAAAATATTTTTGCAAAAAGGTATTGGTTACCGCGATGTCAAACAATCGCTGGGTTACGGTATTATAAACCTTACGAACTACAACGCCAACTTTAAACCCGCGGGGCTACGCTACGACGAGTATTTAGAAGCGTACTCTAAACACCTTCTTACCCCGGAAGAATATTTGGACCACAAAAAGGGATACCAAAAAGATAAACTACATTACGGCATAGGCGGCGTAGCGGATAGCATCCCGATCCTTACCGCCGGAACAAGATTTCCGTTATTGCTGATCACGTGGGAACATTTTTTTACGGATTATCAGCGCAACAAGTCAAAACGCAGCATCGACGTAGGCGCCATAATGTTCAACGGTATCGCGCCGGCGCCGTACTCGCAGTACAACTGGTATTTCGGCGAATACCCGTTTTATTTTAAAACCGGGTTTGGCTTCGCGGCAGAACTCATCCTCGGCGGGCATATAGGCCTTTACGCGCATGCTGGTGTGGAAGTAAAAGAAAAGTACGAGTTCAGTTTTATACTGGCATTTTTGGGTACACAACCTGGAGTGTCGTACACAGACCTCAAAACTCAAATCGGTGAGCCTAAATATGTCGGGATTCAGTTCCCGTACGCCG is part of the Elusimicrobiota bacterium genome and harbors:
- a CDS encoding CsgG/HfaB family protein, whose protein sequence is RNGMKHKLIIIPVIHTLALAVLFSLPLAGYTDDIPPEQQSQLAILNVKSSSVDMDPGKLSILTDIFRTELFRLNLFKVLDRSYIEKILDEQKLSMAGIIQESSLLKIGKLLTANKLFICSLERFSDTILALNVRIINVDSSLIDFSDIIFIKNETQIFDAIQEIVKNIELNYRTRKDVSQPVDQAEFQTAKWKFLGANPDEIASLITNNLRAEQFLELRQYDIAFTITEFLDAYRKGWDMEVIKIFLQKGIGYRDVKQSLGYGIINLTNYNANFKPAGLRYDEYLEAYSKHLLTPEEYLDHKKGYQKDKLHYGIGGVADSIPILTAGTRFPLLLITWEHFFTDYQRNKSKRSIDVGAIMFNGIAPAPYSQYNWYFGEYPFYFKTGFGFAAELILGGHIGLYAHAGVEVKEKYEFSFILAFLGTQPGVSYTDLKTQIGEPKYVGIQFPYAAAVFKLK